A region from the Triticum aestivum cultivar Chinese Spring chromosome 3D, IWGSC CS RefSeq v2.1, whole genome shotgun sequence genome encodes:
- the LOC123079030 gene encoding nuclear pore complex protein NUP85 encodes MPGMPADSGGAIVPFSGEPKHAASALPVRPIRHGVPPPISRVYISWSSGNLLQVACLRPPSPEEGAGRGAEEVAGRVVEVNLGVGAGNGSAEVEEEVDEAEMRRIEYGSVPAFALLQSRKNALADAAAMQHMHSVSEHAEWWQYVLEYSKTIGNLLGNQDSLPALMIEDPRAILKVREKPTSLKAAWELLEIFYVDKELHSWLPERLVDWLADYDSLLTKTDGTVYFKLNNFQKKLINLQIVENDDDYWNGLSAALSVGWLDVVVNMLRFHGSYQLGQMDNRETENGLVEAVAVLVSTMPRMRPDLPKGKLGQCCKTRPDFIKAWEKWRGQVSKLECSAFWIQCSHQKTRDGLKNLLHIMMGNIKDLTAATSHWLELFASHFLYIRPFTVGFEGMHHLAQKCIQLKPSFDTNGLTGLLNGILSENPEVVLAECTKKFGPWMVTHCMELLAADNDYADIMLHEERPNFGGISIEELHRLVYAQVLCSHSSTWQIAPTYLSSCLNQGLGLLEILLLKQPIQDNRLVLKTLELCRLYELENVGTNIMKIAGCYHWKHGRKGTGVYWFQQAHDKVRLDRIAQQLFERIGKSVADDNFKQWEGLLELLGSDIGSAGGLEFLHRYRDFKRSLQQALEGRTGEAARQTVEFLIQLMRNPSTPQRFWLPLLHDSVKLLNCKPRPLLNVAETTLLLNKLQELSMAKLRPDFCSNHLPSHALSSVRLALGSNLARAILEEA; translated from the exons ATGCCGGGCATGCCGGCCGACAGCGGGGGCGCCATCGTCCCTTTCTCGGGGGAGCCAAAGCACGCGGCGTCGGCACTGCCTGTGCGGCCCATCCGCCACGGCGTGCCGCCGCCCATCTCCCGCGTCTACATCTCCTGGTCAAGCGGCAACCTCCTGCAGGTCGCCTGCCTCCGACCTCCTAGTCCGGAGGAAGGCGCCGGCCGCGGCGCGGAGGAGGTCGCCGGGAGAGTGGTGGAAGTGAACCTCGGCGTCGGCGCTGGCAATGGCAGCGCGGAGGTCGAGGAGGAGGTCGATGAGGCGGAGATGCGGCGGATCGAGTACGGTTCGGTACCGGCCTTCGCGCTGCTGCAGAGCAGGAAGAACGCCCTCGCAGATGCTGCTGCTATGCAGCACATGCACTCAGTCTCAGAGCACGCAGAATG GTGGCAATATGTGCTCGAATACAGCAAAACCATCGGTAATCTTCTTGGCAACCAAGATTCTCTTCCtgctctcatgattgaagatcCGAGGGCAATTCTTAAG GTTAGAGAGAAGCCTACTAGTTTAAAGGCTGCCTGGGAATTGTTAGAAATATTCTATGTTGACAAAGAGTTACACAGCTGGCTTCCGGAGCGACTCGTTGATTGGTTAGCC GATTACGACAGCCTCTTGACCAAGACGGATGGCACGGTGTATTTCAAGCTCAACAATTTCCAGAAAAAGCTAATCAACCTGCAG ATTGTTGAAAATGATGATGATTACTGGAATGGATTATCGGCAGCACTGTCAGTTGGATGGCTTGATGTTGTG GTGAATATGCTACGTTTTCATGGATCATACCAATTGGGTCAGATGGACAACCGTGAG ACAGAAAACGGGTTGGTTGAGGCTGTTGCAGTTCTTGTCTCAACCATGCCGCGCATGAGACCGGATTTACCAAAGGGTAAATTAGGGCAGTGCTGCAAAACAAGACCTGATTTCATCAAG GCATGGGAAAAATGGCGAGGTCAAGTAAGTAAACTGGAGTGCAGTGCATTTTGGATTCAGTGCAGTCACCAAAAAACTCGTGATGGTTTGAAGAATCTGCTTCACATCATGATGGGAAACATAAAGGACCTCACTGCTGCTACTTCCCATTGGCTGGAGCTATTCGCTTCTCATTTTCTTTATATAAGGCCATTTACAGTG GGCTTTGAAGGGATGCATCACTTAGCACAGAAATGCATACAGCTTAAGCCGTCTTTCGACACTAATGGATTAACAGGCCTGCTTAACGGCATCCTTTCAGAAAATCCAGAG GTTGTCTTGGCGGAATGCACAAAAAAATTTGGGCCTTG GATGGTTACACACTGTATGGAGCTGTTGGCAGCTGATAATGACTATGCGGATATTATGTTGCATGAAGAACGACCTAACTTTGGTGGCATAAGCATAGAAGAACTGCACCGGCTAGTCTACGCTCAAGTTTTGTGTTCTCATTCTTCAACTTGGCAG ATCGCACCGACTTATCTGTCCTCGTGTCTAAACCAAGGTCTAGGGCTGCTGGAGATTCTACTTCTCAAGCAACCCATACAAGATAACCGTCTAGTGCTGAAG ACTTTGGAACTTTGTCGTTTGTATGAACTGGAGAATGTTGGTACAAACATCATGAAG ATTGCAGGCTGTTACCATTGGAAGCATGGTAGAAAAGGAACTGGGGTTTACTGGTTTCAGCAAGCTCATGATAAAGTACGACTTGATAGAATTGCTCAACAATTGTTTGAACGCATTGGGAAGTCAGTCGCAGATGATAATTTTAAG CAATGGGAAGGGTTGCTCGAGTTACTAGGTTCAGACATTGGTAGTGCAGGTGGTCTTGAGTTCCTTCACAG GTACCGGGATTTCAAGAGATCCCTTCAACAGGCACTAGAAGGAAGGACCGGCGAGGCTGCTCGGCAGACCGTGGAGTTTCTTATACAG CTAATGAGAAATCCTTCTACACCACAACGTTTCTGGCTGCCCCTTCTACATGACTCG GTGAAACTACTCAACTGCAAACCCCGCCCTTTACTGAATGTTGCCGAGACGACCTTGTTGCTAAATAAACTACAAGAACTGTCCATGGCCAAGCTGCGTCCTGACTTCTGCAGTAATCACCTACCAAGCCATGCACTGAGCTCTGTCAGATTGGCTCTGGGATCAAATCTTGCCCGTGCCATTCTTGAAGAAGCTTGA
- the LOC123079031 gene encoding dolichyl-diphosphooligosaccharide--protein glycosyltransferase subunit STT3A isoform X2, with product MAELEAGSISMAAGGGGRLRNALSGMLCAFALLLIGVLAFSIRLFSVIKYESVIHEFDPYFNYRVTQFLSKSGIYEFWNWFDDRTWYPLGRVIGGTVYPGLTLTAGTIWWLLNSLNIPLSVETVCVFTAPIFSANASWATYLLTKEAKGHGAGLMAATILAMVPSYISRSVAGSYDNEAVAIFALIFTFYLYVKTLNTGSLFYATLNALSYFYMVCSWGGYTFIINLIPMHVLLCIVTGRYSSRLYVAYAPLVVLGTLLAALVPVVGFNAVLTSEHFASFLVFIILHVVALVYYIKGLLTPRLFKVAMTFVLTVGLALCLAVVAILAALVASSPTKGWSGRSLSLLDPTYASKYIPIIASVSEHQPPTWPSYFMAINVLAFLVPAGIISCFLPLSDASSFSVLYLVTSVYFSGVMVRLMLVLAPAVCILSGIALSEAFNVLTRSMKFQRPISDDTLPTAGDSTPGSSSTATITTSTKNANIKKEKMGTISKERSSKKSRKETELVGSSPVRPEKEEKLCVLPSEASAMGILFLIMLCGLYVIHCVWAAAEAYSAPSIVLTSRSHDGLHVYDDFRESYAWLRHNTEVDDKVASWWDYGYQTTAMANRTVIVDNNTWNNTHIATVGTAMSSPEKGAWEIFNSLDVKYVLVVFGGLIGYPSDDINKFLWMVRIGGGEFPHIKEQDYLRDGNYRVDAQGTPTMLNCLMYKLCYYRFAETDGKGFDRARRYEIGRKHFKLTHFEEVFTTQHWMVRIYKLKPQKNRVRGKLKLKLKSSSKTSLMRKGAGKKNPWQ from the exons ATGGCGGAGCTCGAGGCCGGGTCCATCTCCATGGCGGCCGGGGGCGGCGGCCGACTCCGGAACGCCCTGAGCGGCATGCTGTGTGCTTTCGCCCTCCTCCTTATCGGCGTCCTTGCCTTCTCCATCCGCCTCTTCTCA GTGATCAAGTATGAGAGCGTGATCCACGAGTTCGATCCCTACTTCAACTACCGCGTCACTCAG TTTTTGTCAAAGAGTGGAATCTACGAGTTTTGGAACTGGTTTGACGATCGAACATG GTACCCCCTCGGACGTGTTATTGGCGGCACCGTCTATCCTGGTTTGACACTGACGGCAGGCACGATATGGTG GTTGCTAAACTCCCTCAACATCCCATTGTCGGTGGAGACTGTCTGTGTGTTCACTGCTCCGATTTTTTCGGCAAATGCTTCCTGGGCAACTTATCTGTTGACAAAG GAAGCGAAGGGTCATGGGGCTGGTTTAATGGCAGCAACTATCTTAGCTATG GTCCCCTCATACATCTCAAGATCTGTTGCAGGCAGCTACGATAACGAAGCTGTAGCAATATTTGCTTTAATATTCACATTTTATCTATATGTAAAG ACACTAAACACGGGGTCACTCTTTTATGCAACACTTAATGCTCTCTCTTACTTTTACATG GTCTGTTCCTGGGGAGGCTACACATTCATCATCAACCTTATCCCAATGCATGTTCTCCTGTGTATTGTAACTGGTCGTTATTCTTCACGACTTTACGTTGCTTATGCTCCCCTT GTTGTACTGGGAACACTTCTGGCAGCATTGGTACCTGTGGTTGGTTTTAATGCAGTATTGACATCAGAGCACTTTGCATCATTTCTG GTGTTTATAATCCTCCATGTGGTTGCTCTTGTGTATTACATCAAAGGACTTTTAACTCCTCGGCTGTTCAAAGTGGCCATGACATTTGTACTAACGGTTGGCTT AGCCCTTTGTCTCGCTGTAGTAGCAATACTTGCTGCATTGGTCGCATCTAGCCCaacaaaaggttggagtgggcGCAGTTTGAGTCTACTTGACCC AACATATGCAAGCAAGTACATCCCTATCATTGCTAGCGTGAGCGAACATCAACCACCTACCTGGCCTTCTTACTTTATGGCTATCAATGTGCTAGCCTTCTTAGTTCCTGCTGGGATCATA TCATGCTTCTTACCTTTATCTGATGCAAGCTCATTTTCGGTCTTGTACTTGGTAACTTCAGTATATTTCTCTGGGGTAATG GTACGACTGATGCTTGTTCTTGCCCCTGCCGTGTGCATTTTGTCTGGGATTGCTCTGTCAGAAGCTTTTAACGTCCTCACACGATCGATGAAATTTCAGCGCCCAATATCAGATGATACCCTTCCTACT GCAGGAGATAGTACCCCAGGGAGTTCCAGTACAGCCACTATCACAACTTCCACGAAAAATGcgaacataaaaaaagaaaaaatggggACTATTTCAAAGGAAAGATCATCAAAGAAGAGTCGGAAGGAAACAGAATTGGTGGGAAGTTCTCCTGTTAGGCCCGAAAAGGAGGAGAAGCTTTGTGTACTGCCTTCTGAAGCATCTGCCATGGGTATACTGTTCCTGATCATGCTTTGTGGACTTTATGTG ATCCATTGTGTATGGGCAGCTGCAGAAGCATACTCTGCACCCTCAATTGTGCTGACATCACGTTCACACGACGGGCTGCATGTTTATGACGATTTCCGTGAATCTTATGCATGGCTGCGCCATAACACAGAAGTGGACGATAAG GTTGCGTCATGGTGGGATTATGGTTATCAGACAACTGCAATGGCCAACAGGACCGTGATTGTAGACAATAATACCTGGAATAACACGCACATAGCGACAGTTGGGACAGCAATGTCATCCCCAGAAAAAGGAGCATGGGAGATCTTCAATTCCTTAGATGTTAAATATGTGCTTGTGGTCTTTGGAG GGCTTATTGGCTACCCAAGTGATGATATTAATAAGTTCCTCTGGATGGTTCGAATCGGAGGTGGTGAATTCCCTCACATCAAGGAACAGGATTACCTT AGGGATGGCAACTACCGTGTTGATGCTCAGGGCACTCCAACAATGCTGAATTGCCTCATGTACAAGCTTTGTTATTACAG ATTCGCTGAGACTGATGGCAAGGGGTTTGACAGAGCGAGAAGATATGAAATAGGAAGGAAGCATTTTAAACTGACCCATTTTGAGGAG GTTTTTACAACCCAGCACTGGATGGTTAGGATTTACAAACTGAAACCGCAAAAGAACAGGGTCCGAGGAAAGTTGAAACTGAAATTGAAATCT AGTTCGAAAACAAGTTTAATGCGCAAAGGGGCTGGAAAGAAGAACCCATGGCAGTAG
- the LOC123079031 gene encoding dolichyl-diphosphooligosaccharide--protein glycosyltransferase subunit STT3A isoform X1 has product MAELEAGSISMAAGGGGRLRNALSGMLCAFALLLIGVLAFSIRLFSVIKYESVIHEFDPYFNYRVTQFLSKSGIYEFWNWFDDRTWYPLGRVIGGTVYPGLTLTAGTIWWLLNSLNIPLSVETVCVFTAPIFSANASWATYLLTKEAKGHGAGLMAATILAMVPSYISRSVAGSYDNEAVAIFALIFTFYLYVKTLNTGSLFYATLNALSYFYMVSFSSKMFRIATSFRKFFTLYCISAFQVCSWGGYTFIINLIPMHVLLCIVTGRYSSRLYVAYAPLVVLGTLLAALVPVVGFNAVLTSEHFASFLVFIILHVVALVYYIKGLLTPRLFKVAMTFVLTVGLALCLAVVAILAALVASSPTKGWSGRSLSLLDPTYASKYIPIIASVSEHQPPTWPSYFMAINVLAFLVPAGIISCFLPLSDASSFSVLYLVTSVYFSGVMVRLMLVLAPAVCILSGIALSEAFNVLTRSMKFQRPISDDTLPTAGDSTPGSSSTATITTSTKNANIKKEKMGTISKERSSKKSRKETELVGSSPVRPEKEEKLCVLPSEASAMGILFLIMLCGLYVIHCVWAAAEAYSAPSIVLTSRSHDGLHVYDDFRESYAWLRHNTEVDDKVASWWDYGYQTTAMANRTVIVDNNTWNNTHIATVGTAMSSPEKGAWEIFNSLDVKYVLVVFGGLIGYPSDDINKFLWMVRIGGGEFPHIKEQDYLRDGNYRVDAQGTPTMLNCLMYKLCYYRFAETDGKGFDRARRYEIGRKHFKLTHFEEVFTTQHWMVRIYKLKPQKNRVRGKLKLKLKSSSKTSLMRKGAGKKNPWQ; this is encoded by the exons ATGGCGGAGCTCGAGGCCGGGTCCATCTCCATGGCGGCCGGGGGCGGCGGCCGACTCCGGAACGCCCTGAGCGGCATGCTGTGTGCTTTCGCCCTCCTCCTTATCGGCGTCCTTGCCTTCTCCATCCGCCTCTTCTCA GTGATCAAGTATGAGAGCGTGATCCACGAGTTCGATCCCTACTTCAACTACCGCGTCACTCAG TTTTTGTCAAAGAGTGGAATCTACGAGTTTTGGAACTGGTTTGACGATCGAACATG GTACCCCCTCGGACGTGTTATTGGCGGCACCGTCTATCCTGGTTTGACACTGACGGCAGGCACGATATGGTG GTTGCTAAACTCCCTCAACATCCCATTGTCGGTGGAGACTGTCTGTGTGTTCACTGCTCCGATTTTTTCGGCAAATGCTTCCTGGGCAACTTATCTGTTGACAAAG GAAGCGAAGGGTCATGGGGCTGGTTTAATGGCAGCAACTATCTTAGCTATG GTCCCCTCATACATCTCAAGATCTGTTGCAGGCAGCTACGATAACGAAGCTGTAGCAATATTTGCTTTAATATTCACATTTTATCTATATGTAAAG ACACTAAACACGGGGTCACTCTTTTATGCAACACTTAATGCTCTCTCTTACTTTTACATGGTAAGTTTTTCTTCGAAAATGTTTAGAATAGCTACAAGTTTCAGAAAATTCTTCACATTATACTGCATTTCCGCTTTTCAGGTCTGTTCCTGGGGAGGCTACACATTCATCATCAACCTTATCCCAATGCATGTTCTCCTGTGTATTGTAACTGGTCGTTATTCTTCACGACTTTACGTTGCTTATGCTCCCCTT GTTGTACTGGGAACACTTCTGGCAGCATTGGTACCTGTGGTTGGTTTTAATGCAGTATTGACATCAGAGCACTTTGCATCATTTCTG GTGTTTATAATCCTCCATGTGGTTGCTCTTGTGTATTACATCAAAGGACTTTTAACTCCTCGGCTGTTCAAAGTGGCCATGACATTTGTACTAACGGTTGGCTT AGCCCTTTGTCTCGCTGTAGTAGCAATACTTGCTGCATTGGTCGCATCTAGCCCaacaaaaggttggagtgggcGCAGTTTGAGTCTACTTGACCC AACATATGCAAGCAAGTACATCCCTATCATTGCTAGCGTGAGCGAACATCAACCACCTACCTGGCCTTCTTACTTTATGGCTATCAATGTGCTAGCCTTCTTAGTTCCTGCTGGGATCATA TCATGCTTCTTACCTTTATCTGATGCAAGCTCATTTTCGGTCTTGTACTTGGTAACTTCAGTATATTTCTCTGGGGTAATG GTACGACTGATGCTTGTTCTTGCCCCTGCCGTGTGCATTTTGTCTGGGATTGCTCTGTCAGAAGCTTTTAACGTCCTCACACGATCGATGAAATTTCAGCGCCCAATATCAGATGATACCCTTCCTACT GCAGGAGATAGTACCCCAGGGAGTTCCAGTACAGCCACTATCACAACTTCCACGAAAAATGcgaacataaaaaaagaaaaaatggggACTATTTCAAAGGAAAGATCATCAAAGAAGAGTCGGAAGGAAACAGAATTGGTGGGAAGTTCTCCTGTTAGGCCCGAAAAGGAGGAGAAGCTTTGTGTACTGCCTTCTGAAGCATCTGCCATGGGTATACTGTTCCTGATCATGCTTTGTGGACTTTATGTG ATCCATTGTGTATGGGCAGCTGCAGAAGCATACTCTGCACCCTCAATTGTGCTGACATCACGTTCACACGACGGGCTGCATGTTTATGACGATTTCCGTGAATCTTATGCATGGCTGCGCCATAACACAGAAGTGGACGATAAG GTTGCGTCATGGTGGGATTATGGTTATCAGACAACTGCAATGGCCAACAGGACCGTGATTGTAGACAATAATACCTGGAATAACACGCACATAGCGACAGTTGGGACAGCAATGTCATCCCCAGAAAAAGGAGCATGGGAGATCTTCAATTCCTTAGATGTTAAATATGTGCTTGTGGTCTTTGGAG GGCTTATTGGCTACCCAAGTGATGATATTAATAAGTTCCTCTGGATGGTTCGAATCGGAGGTGGTGAATTCCCTCACATCAAGGAACAGGATTACCTT AGGGATGGCAACTACCGTGTTGATGCTCAGGGCACTCCAACAATGCTGAATTGCCTCATGTACAAGCTTTGTTATTACAG ATTCGCTGAGACTGATGGCAAGGGGTTTGACAGAGCGAGAAGATATGAAATAGGAAGGAAGCATTTTAAACTGACCCATTTTGAGGAG GTTTTTACAACCCAGCACTGGATGGTTAGGATTTACAAACTGAAACCGCAAAAGAACAGGGTCCGAGGAAAGTTGAAACTGAAATTGAAATCT AGTTCGAAAACAAGTTTAATGCGCAAAGGGGCTGGAAAGAAGAACCCATGGCAGTAG